A window of the Brassica napus cultivar Da-Ae chromosome C5, Da-Ae, whole genome shotgun sequence genome harbors these coding sequences:
- the LOC106412617 gene encoding uncharacterized protein LOC106412617 — protein sequence MVEPGVAPPIRRSKPDSYADTPFVEEIASVEMPRKFSFPSIKMYDGTGDPDDHIAQYKQRMLAVVHLKEFREAMMCKGFGTTLIGPTLQWYINHEWNPCETTSIYIARFNQEKVAVPKCIIPTAISAFKRGLLPDGGGGAIQRADHVSLQDRGRCVVPSLAQVKWEEDVASHAKAQPKQDQRSARSDRGDRDERSSQKGSKDSGSRNRGRFQYRPQEKEKGISVSTWPDISHLSISTPELVNALRQMGQRVKWPPKMKAPDSFQNLKLWWDFHRDHSHKTEDCIALRIEVNELLQKGHLREFLSEKAKAHLSKETAGKSKKAAPASPPLQNRVIHVISRSSEVSGASHAAAK from the exons ATGGTAGAACCAGGAGTAGCTCCCCCAATCCGGAGGAGCAAACCAGATTCCTACGCCGATACCCCCTTCGTGGAGGAAATCGCCTCAGTCGAGATGCCTAGAAAGTTTTCCTTCCCCAGCATCAAGATGTATGACGGTACTGGCGACCCCGACGATCACATCGCGCAGTACAAGCAAAGGATGTTGGCAGTTGTACACCTTAAGGAGTTCCGCGAAGCCATGATGTGCAAAGGTTTTGGTACCACTCTGATCGGACCTACCTTGCAATGGTACATCAAT CATGAGTGGAACCCCTGCGAGACTACATCAATctacatagcccgcttcaaCCAGGAGAAAGTGGCGGTCCCCAAATGCATCATCCCTACTGCGATCTCTGCCTTCAAGAGAGGTCTACTTCCagatgggggggggggggctatACAAAGAGCTGACCATGTATCCTTGCAAGACCGTGGAAGATGTGTTGTCCCAAGCCTGGCGCAGGTGAAGTGGGAGGAAGATGTTGCTAGCCATGCCAAGGCTCAGCCAAAGCAGGACCAAAGGTCAGCCCGATCAGATCGAGGAGACCGAGATGAAAGATCCTCCCAAAAAGGATCCAAGGACTCTGGTAGTAGAAACAGGGGCAGGTTCCAGTACCGGCCGCAAGAGAAGGAAAAAGGGATCTCGGTATCTACCTGGCCCGATATCTCCCATCTCTCAATATCAACACCAGAGCTAGTCAACGCACTGAGACAGATGGGCCAACGGGTTAAGTGGCCTCCAAAGATGAAAGCACCTGACTCGTTCCAGAACCTGAAACTCTGGTGGGACTTCCATCGCGATCATAGCCACAAAACCGAAGACTGCATCGCCCTGAGGATCGAGGTCAACGAACTACTCCAAAAGGGGCATCTTCGAGAATTCCTCTCAGAGAAAGCCAAGGCCCACCTCAGCAAAGAGACAGCAGGGAAATCCAAAAAAGCTGCACCAGCCTCACCACCTCTCCAAAATCGGGTGATCCATGTCATATCCAGAAGCTCAGAAGTAAGCGGAGCGAGCCACGCAGCCGCAAAGTAA